The Punica granatum isolate Tunisia-2019 chromosome 4, ASM765513v2, whole genome shotgun sequence genome has a window encoding:
- the LOC116205895 gene encoding uncharacterized protein At4g28440-like codes for MASRTRGAPRQSTYAPKPAPATAAAAATGPGVPEKRKPVFTKVDRLQPGTSGHNLTVKVVNSKDVPMNARANRSSSSSSKAMLSRPPPRVARIAECLIGDETGSIIFTARNEQVDIMQPGATVILRNAKIDMFKGTMRLAVDKWGLVEVAEPADFEVKEDNNLSLVEYELVNVTEE; via the exons ATGGCGAGCAGGACGAGAGGTGCACCCAGGCAATCCACCTACGCCCCGAAGCCCGCCCCCGccaccgccgccgccgccgccaccGGGCCCGGCGTGCCGGAGAAGAGGAAGCCCGTGTTCACCAAAGTCGATCGCCTCCAGCCCGGGACCAGCGGCCACAACCTGACTGTCAAGGTCGTGAACTCCAAGGATGTCCCGATGAACGCCCGGGCCAATCGGTCGTCTTCGTCGTCTTCCAAGGCCATGCTGTCCCGCCCTCCTCCCCGCGTCGCCCGCATCGCCGAGTGCCTCATCGGCGACGAGACTGGGTCGATTATATTCACTGCCCGTAACGAGCAAG TTGATATCATGCAGCCAGGAGCCACGGTTATACTCCGTAATGCAAAGATTGACATGTTCAAGGGCACCATGAGGCTGGCAGTTGACAAGTGGGGACTCGTTGAGGTGGCTGAACCTGCAGATTTCGAAGTCAAGGAAGATAACAATCTCTCTCTGGTCGAGTACGAACTCGTGAACGTCACTGAAGAGTGA
- the LOC116205892 gene encoding reticulon-like protein B17 has translation MDSTPASHRSRTKLVSRLARPRDLEIEAEGPPKLSLDLVNSPSSRKIPSPSNMSLRSSTNSLPLQELLLLSPSPYKRSKTRLADRLEMANDENVEPVGARKRCKSRGSHLGLPGCGSPRTTRRSRRRPEAEAREERESGFAEEMVKPRRRRNSGRSRKEKLTLVPLVTSSSSLSRLEADEGFDNVNIDLIGEAITDLIMWRDAAKSTLWFGLGSLCFLSSCFAKGINFSIFTAVCQLGLLFLGLSFFSNSISQRNNAEKRRDLRLREEDILRAARLILPAANLTISKTRELFSGEPSTTLKVAPFLLLGAEYGHLLTMWRLCAIGFFMSFTVPKLYSRYCLQINQKVESVLWWVLEKWCVCSHKKMVAASATMAFWNLSTVKARILTAFISVVILRYCRQNSQLKLGGDGAVEKERLGEQQLQQALVVAE, from the exons ATGGACTCAACGCCGGCATCTCATCGATCAAGAACCAAGCTTGTCTCTCGCCTCGCGAGGCCGAGGGACTTGGAAATTGAGGCCGAAGGGCCTCCGAAGCTCTCACTCGATCTGGTCAACTCGCCGTCCTCAAGGAAAATCCCGTCCCCGTCAAACATGTCCCTGCGGTCCTCGACCAACTCCCTCCCCCTTCAAGAATTGCTGCTTCTCTCGCCCTCTCCTTACAAAAGATCTAAGACCCGGCTCGCCGATCGCCTCGAAATGGCCAACGATGAGAACGTCGAGCCCGTGGGGGCCCGGAAGCGTTGCAAGAGCCGCGGGTCTCACCTGGGTCTCCCGGGCTGCGGTTCTCCCAGGACCACCCGGCGGTCGCGGAGGAGGCCGGAGGCCGAGGCCCGGGAAGAGAGGGAGTCGGGATTCGCGGAAGAGATGGTGAagccgaggaggaggaggaacagTGGGAGGTCGAGGAAGGAGAAGCTAACCTTGGTGCCTCTGGTCACTTCTTCTTCGAGCTTATCCA GGCTGGAAGCTGATGAGGGATTTGACAATGTGAATATAGACCTGATTGGAGAAGCAATCACTGATTTGATAATGTGGAGAGATGCTGCGAAATCGACCCTTTGGTTCGGTTTGGGCTCTCTCTGCTTCTTATCATCATGCTTTGCAAAAGGAATCAACTTTAG CATTTTCACTGCAGTTTGCCAGCTGGGGCTTCTGTTTTTGGGCTTATCATTTTTCTCGAATTCGATCTCTCAAAG GAATAATGCAGAGAAGAGGCGGGATCTCCGGTTAAGGGAAGAAGATATCTTACGGGCTGCTAGACTCATACTTCCAGCTGCAAATCTCACGATCTCAAAGACGAGAGAACTTTTCTCTGGGGAGCCATCTACGACCCTTAAG GTAGCgccatttcttcttcttggtgCTGAGTACGGGCATCTTCTTACAATGTGGAGACTCTGTGCAATCG GATTTTTCATGAGCTTCACTGTCCCCAAATTGTATTCGCGCTATTGTCTTCAGATAAACCAGAAAG TTGAGTCCGTGTTATGGTGGGTATTAGAGAAGTGGTGTGTTTGCTCCCACAAGAAAATGGTGGCGGCATCAGCCACCATGGCCTTTTGGAATCTCTCTACTGTCAAAGCACGTATTCTAACAG CATTCATATCAGTCGTGATTCTCCGATACTGTCGGCAAAATTCACAGCTGAAACTTGGAGGGGATGGGGCAGTGGAAAAAGAACGACTTGGTGAACAACAACTTCAGCAAGCTCTTGTTGTGGCTGAATGA
- the LOC116205894 gene encoding nicotianamine aminotransferase 1-like isoform X2 translates to MATLPSSPASAPPLSPREPSLNPSALAGSTATPTLSEFSLRGEYLSKDLPYALSPDDVFLTVGCIQAIEVIISVLARPSANILLPRPGFFHYETCASSSNLEMRHFDLLPERGWEVDLMGVEKLADENTVAMVIVNPGNPCGNVYSYDHLKKVAEMAKKLGIMVISDEVYAHLVFGNTPFTPMGVFGSIAPVLTLGSISKRWIVPGWRLGWLVTTDPNGILTKHGVVESIKGFLSTSPDPATFIQGAVPQILEKTPDDFFSRTIDVLKQTADICYEMIKDIPCITCPYKPEGSMFVMVKLNLSMLDGVKDDVDFCMKLSKEESVIVLPGVVVGMKNWLRITFTIEPSLLRDGLERIKAFYERHAKAP, encoded by the exons ATGGCGACCCTTCCGTCTTCCCCTGCTTCTGCACCTCCCCTGTCGCCGAGGGAGCCATCTTTGAATCCGTCAGCTCTGGCGGGTTCAACTGCTACTCCTACCCTGTCGGAATTCTCCCTGCGCGGAG AGTACCTCTCTAAGGATCTCCCTTATGCACTGTCTCCCGATGACGTGTTCTTAACGGTCGGGTGCATACAAGCTATTGAGGTCATCATATCGGTCCTTGCACGTCCCAGTGCCAATATCCTCCTGCCAAGACCTGGTTTCTTTCACTACGAAACGTGTGCTTCATCCAGTAACCTCGAAATGAGGCACTTCGATCTTCTTCCGGAAAGAGGCTGGGAGGTAGATCTCATGGGTGTTGAGAAGCTTGCAGATGAGAACACAGTGGCAATGGTCATCGTAAACCCGGGCAATCCTTGTGGGAATGTCTATAGCTACGACCATCTGAAGAAG GTCGCAGAGATGGCCAAAAAGCTCGGGATTATGGTGATCTCCGATGAAGTATACGCCCATCTAGTTTTTGGGAATACACCATTCACTCCCATGGGAGTGTTCGGATCCATTGCTCCCGTCTTGACTCTAGGATCGATATCAAAGAGGTGGATTGTTCCGGGATGGCGACTCGGTTGGCTTGTTACGACTGATCCGAATGGCATCCTCACAAAACATGGG GTTGTTGAGTCCATCAAGGGATTCCTAAGTACCTCCCCCGATCCGGCTACCTTCATACAG GGAGCAGTTCCACAGATACTTGAGAAGACACCAGATGATTTCTTCTCGAGAACAATCGACGTACTCAAGCAAACTGCAGATATATGTTATGAGATGATTAAAGATATCCCCTGCATTACTTGTCCGTACAAGCCCGAAGGGTCCATGTTTGTAATG GTTAAGCTGAATTTGTCGATGCTGGATGGCGTAAAAGACGATGTAGACTTTTGCATGAAGCTTTCCAAGGAGGAATCAGTCATTGTTCTCCCTG GTGTAGTTGTTGGAATGAAGAATTGGCTTCGCATTACTTTCACCATCGAGCCGTCTTTGCTCAGAGATGGGCTAGAAAGGATTAAGGCCTTCTATGAGAGGCATGCCAAAGCGCCGTAA
- the LOC116205894 gene encoding nicotianamine aminotransferase 1-like isoform X3 — MATLPSSPASAPPLSPREPSLNPSALAGSTATPTLSEFSLRGVAEYLSKDLPYALSPDDVFLTVGCIQAIEVIISVLARPSANILLPRPGFFHYETCASSSNLEMRHFDLLPERGWEVDLMGVEKLADENTVAMVIVNPGNPCGNVYSYDHLKKVAEMAKKLGIMVISDEVYAHLVFGNTPFTPMGVFGSIAPVLTLGSISKRWIVPGWRLGWLVTTDPNGILTKHGVVESIKGFLSTSPDPATFIQILEKTPDDFFSRTIDVLKQTADICYEMIKDIPCITCPYKPEGSMFVMVKLNLSMLDGVKDDVDFCMKLSKEESVIVLPGVVVGMKNWLRITFTIEPSLLRDGLERIKAFYERHAKAP, encoded by the exons ATGGCGACCCTTCCGTCTTCCCCTGCTTCTGCACCTCCCCTGTCGCCGAGGGAGCCATCTTTGAATCCGTCAGCTCTGGCGGGTTCAACTGCTACTCCTACCCTGTCGGAATTCTCCCTGCGCGGAG TTGCAGAGTACCTCTCTAAGGATCTCCCTTATGCACTGTCTCCCGATGACGTGTTCTTAACGGTCGGGTGCATACAAGCTATTGAGGTCATCATATCGGTCCTTGCACGTCCCAGTGCCAATATCCTCCTGCCAAGACCTGGTTTCTTTCACTACGAAACGTGTGCTTCATCCAGTAACCTCGAAATGAGGCACTTCGATCTTCTTCCGGAAAGAGGCTGGGAGGTAGATCTCATGGGTGTTGAGAAGCTTGCAGATGAGAACACAGTGGCAATGGTCATCGTAAACCCGGGCAATCCTTGTGGGAATGTCTATAGCTACGACCATCTGAAGAAG GTCGCAGAGATGGCCAAAAAGCTCGGGATTATGGTGATCTCCGATGAAGTATACGCCCATCTAGTTTTTGGGAATACACCATTCACTCCCATGGGAGTGTTCGGATCCATTGCTCCCGTCTTGACTCTAGGATCGATATCAAAGAGGTGGATTGTTCCGGGATGGCGACTCGGTTGGCTTGTTACGACTGATCCGAATGGCATCCTCACAAAACATGGG GTTGTTGAGTCCATCAAGGGATTCCTAAGTACCTCCCCCGATCCGGCTACCTTCATACAG ATACTTGAGAAGACACCAGATGATTTCTTCTCGAGAACAATCGACGTACTCAAGCAAACTGCAGATATATGTTATGAGATGATTAAAGATATCCCCTGCATTACTTGTCCGTACAAGCCCGAAGGGTCCATGTTTGTAATG GTTAAGCTGAATTTGTCGATGCTGGATGGCGTAAAAGACGATGTAGACTTTTGCATGAAGCTTTCCAAGGAGGAATCAGTCATTGTTCTCCCTG GTGTAGTTGTTGGAATGAAGAATTGGCTTCGCATTACTTTCACCATCGAGCCGTCTTTGCTCAGAGATGGGCTAGAAAGGATTAAGGCCTTCTATGAGAGGCATGCCAAAGCGCCGTAA
- the LOC116205894 gene encoding nicotianamine aminotransferase 1-like isoform X1, which translates to MATLPSSPASAPPLSPREPSLNPSALAGSTATPTLSEFSLRGVAEYLSKDLPYALSPDDVFLTVGCIQAIEVIISVLARPSANILLPRPGFFHYETCASSSNLEMRHFDLLPERGWEVDLMGVEKLADENTVAMVIVNPGNPCGNVYSYDHLKKVAEMAKKLGIMVISDEVYAHLVFGNTPFTPMGVFGSIAPVLTLGSISKRWIVPGWRLGWLVTTDPNGILTKHGVVESIKGFLSTSPDPATFIQGAVPQILEKTPDDFFSRTIDVLKQTADICYEMIKDIPCITCPYKPEGSMFVMVKLNLSMLDGVKDDVDFCMKLSKEESVIVLPGVVVGMKNWLRITFTIEPSLLRDGLERIKAFYERHAKAP; encoded by the exons ATGGCGACCCTTCCGTCTTCCCCTGCTTCTGCACCTCCCCTGTCGCCGAGGGAGCCATCTTTGAATCCGTCAGCTCTGGCGGGTTCAACTGCTACTCCTACCCTGTCGGAATTCTCCCTGCGCGGAG TTGCAGAGTACCTCTCTAAGGATCTCCCTTATGCACTGTCTCCCGATGACGTGTTCTTAACGGTCGGGTGCATACAAGCTATTGAGGTCATCATATCGGTCCTTGCACGTCCCAGTGCCAATATCCTCCTGCCAAGACCTGGTTTCTTTCACTACGAAACGTGTGCTTCATCCAGTAACCTCGAAATGAGGCACTTCGATCTTCTTCCGGAAAGAGGCTGGGAGGTAGATCTCATGGGTGTTGAGAAGCTTGCAGATGAGAACACAGTGGCAATGGTCATCGTAAACCCGGGCAATCCTTGTGGGAATGTCTATAGCTACGACCATCTGAAGAAG GTCGCAGAGATGGCCAAAAAGCTCGGGATTATGGTGATCTCCGATGAAGTATACGCCCATCTAGTTTTTGGGAATACACCATTCACTCCCATGGGAGTGTTCGGATCCATTGCTCCCGTCTTGACTCTAGGATCGATATCAAAGAGGTGGATTGTTCCGGGATGGCGACTCGGTTGGCTTGTTACGACTGATCCGAATGGCATCCTCACAAAACATGGG GTTGTTGAGTCCATCAAGGGATTCCTAAGTACCTCCCCCGATCCGGCTACCTTCATACAG GGAGCAGTTCCACAGATACTTGAGAAGACACCAGATGATTTCTTCTCGAGAACAATCGACGTACTCAAGCAAACTGCAGATATATGTTATGAGATGATTAAAGATATCCCCTGCATTACTTGTCCGTACAAGCCCGAAGGGTCCATGTTTGTAATG GTTAAGCTGAATTTGTCGATGCTGGATGGCGTAAAAGACGATGTAGACTTTTGCATGAAGCTTTCCAAGGAGGAATCAGTCATTGTTCTCCCTG GTGTAGTTGTTGGAATGAAGAATTGGCTTCGCATTACTTTCACCATCGAGCCGTCTTTGCTCAGAGATGGGCTAGAAAGGATTAAGGCCTTCTATGAGAGGCATGCCAAAGCGCCGTAA
- the LOC116205893 gene encoding nicotianamine aminotransferase 1-like, with amino-acid sequence MGEVAMENWSGQQKWRFQRNEVQSTSSAVTIRMVRTMLMGNLRKDDPRTIIPFAHGDPSSFPSFRTAAVAEDAIVDTLCSGKFNSYATTSFGIPPARRAIAESLSKDLPYTLSPDDVFLTVGCTQAIEVIISVLAGRPGANVLLPRPGYPYYETCASFSKLKVRHFDLLPDKGWEVDLAGVEKLADENTMAMVIINPGNPCGNVFSYEHLKQVAETAKKLGIMVIADEVYAHLAFGNTPFTPMGVFGSIAPVLTLGSISKRWIVPGWRLGWLVTTDPNGILKKSGVVESIKEFLTVASDPATFIQGAIPRMLENSTDDFFSRIIGLLKHTADMCYDRFEQIPCITCSSKPEGSMFVMVKLNLSMLDGIEDDLDFSLKLAKEESVIVLPGIAVGMKNWLRVTFAIEPASLEDGMERIKTFCERHAKKQ; translated from the exons ATGGGAGAGGTGGCGATGGAGAACTGGTCGGGTCAGCAGAAATGGAGGTTCCAGCGCAATGAAGTACAGAGCACCTCATCGGCGGTCACCATAAGGATGGTCCGAACCATGCTGATGGGCAACCTCAGGAAGGACGACCCCAGGACCATCATCCCGTTTGCCCACGGTGATCCCTCCTCATTCCCCAGCTTCCGCACTGCCGCTGTGGCCGAGGATGCCATTGTTGACACCCTCTGCTCCGGCAAGTTCAACAGCTACGCCACCACATCCTTTGGTATTCCCCCTGCCCGGAG GGCAATCGCGGAGTCTCTCTCCAAGGATCTTCCATACACGTTATCTCCTGACGATGTATTCCTAACTGTTGGATGCACTCAAGCGATAGAAGTCATAATATCGGTCCTAGCCGGCCGCCCTGGCGCCAATGTTCTGCTTCCGAGACCTGGTTATCCATACTATGAGACATGTGCTTCTtttagcaaactcaaagtgcGCCACTTCGATCTTCTTCCTGACAAGGGCTGGGAGGTTGATCTCGCAGGGGTTGAGAAGCTTGCAGATGAGAATACCATGGCAATGGTCATCATTAACCCGGGCAATCCATGTGGTAACGTCTTCAGCTATGAACATCTAAAGCAG GTTGCTGAGACGGCAAAAAAGCTCGGAATTATGGTGATCGCTGATGAGGTATACGCCCATCTGGCTTTTGGGAATACGCCATTCACTCCCATGGGAGTATTTGGATCCATTGCTCCAGTCTTGACTCTAGGGTCAATATCAAAGAGGTGGATCGTTCCGGGATGGCGACTTGGTTGGCTTGTCACTActgacccgaatggcatcctGAAGAAATCCGGG GTTGTTGAGTCCATCAAAGAGTTTTTAACTGTCGCTTCCGATCCCGCAACCTTCATACAG GGAGCAATTCCTCGCATGCTTGAGAATTCAACAGATGATTTCTTCTCGAGAATTATCGGCCTACTTAAGCACACTGCAGATATGTGTTATGACAGGTTCGAACAGATCCCTTGTATCACTTGCTCAAGCAAGCCTGAAGGGTCAATGTTTGTAATG GTCAAGTTGAACCTATCAATGCTCGACGGCATAGAAGATGATCTGGACTTTAGCTTGAAGCTTGCCAAGGAGGAATCAGTCATTGTTCTACCAG GTATAGCGGTCGGCATGAAGAACTGGCTACGCGTGACTTTTGCCATCGAGCCTGCTTCACTCGAAGACGGGATGGAGAGGATCAAGACCTTCTGTGAAAGGCATGCCAAGAAGCAATAA